The stretch of DNA aGAGCAATATCTTCGCAGATCAGTGAAGCAGAAGCACATCTTAACCTATTTCTAGATGTGCTTTGGTCATTCATGCTGAAGCAAATTAATACTGCCTCAGCTGCCTTTTTGCCGGTTCATATTAGAAACAGCAGAGTAGCTGCTGTGTTGCAGTTCATAACCTATTTATCCTATATCTACTGGCATCTATGCTGAGCCAGTAATCAGCTGAGCATAGTGACATCTGACTTGCGTCATCACTTCTATGGGTCACAAAGACCTTTACTATTAAAAGTAAGAATCTTCTGACAGATATAGTACAGGGCCTTATCTATGTTTTTCATGTAGTTCATGCTTGGGGGAAAGAGGGGAATGCATGTTTCCTCAGATATCCTCTATGctggttttcctttcagttcCTGTCAAAAGTAAAAACATTCCAGGATTTTgtttaatcttttctttctccaaacagaaaataaaaattgtgcTATTTCTGCACTAGATATCTGGATAAATTAATTCATGTTCAGGAAGTGAAGATTATTATCTTGTGTTCTCTGTATCCCATTCATTATAGTTGTagcagtaaaaataattctttatagACAGATTTTAACACTTGGAGTACATGACACTGAATTCTGATTTCACATTATTGTTTTATTCTGTAGGCTTAACATCTACATCAAGTGATCATTTTGGCATAATAGTTCTTGTTCTCAACTTTAATAAGTATGCTGCTAGTCATCTATTCCACATAAAAGGCATACTACTAACAGGATGCAAGCCATTTCAAAACAGTTGTGCAGCCTAGATCAGAGTTGCAAATCACTGTTGCTGCAGTCATTCTTGATACTTATGTCATTCCTGCCTCCCTTCCAAAAAATGAGCCTCTGTATATTGAACAAATAGAGATGTGCACATGATACTTGAAGTTCAAATAATGAGACAAGGTTTTTGAAATGAACTATGCGCATTCACATTTCCTACTTCCATTTCCTTTCAAGTCCTGCTTGGCAGGtatttctggaggaaaaaaattccaGAAGATATTGTTGAACTAGGCAGTGCTGTCCAACCTGGACCAATTCACCTATCTCTTAAAGATATTCACATGTATCCCAACACagataatttatattttaatatataaaaaatgtaCTTGGTTATAGCTATCATAGCCTTAAAGGTGTAAGGACTGAagacctgaaaaaaatatttgggcaCCTGATTTTGTCTCTTATAACTGTGCTTGTCTAAGTAAAGATAACACCTTTCCCAGTAAGCATACATTGTCagggttgttttatttttactccAGAACAAATTATTGTAGATGAagtctgtttgcttttattttgtatgtaatttttctaataaaagtTATCTTAATCAGTTTATGCTGTTTATTCAGCAAGTTTTGAATAGTAGTACAGGAACTGATAAGGTACTTCATCCTGCTGTCACTTAGAGAAATTCATAGTAGTAAACTAAGTGTTGGGAAACTGTCTTATtacagaaaagaacattttcataGAAGCTTTGAAGATCAGATGCTTTTGggaaacaatttaaaatttattaaaataacttcCCCAAGGGTTCTAAGATTTGCTtgttaaagtatttttcaaaacattacaTACATGGAAGTATATGCAATTGCACTGGTCATTTACAAGGTATTTCTTTCGTATATCTTGATGAATTTGTGTGGTGCCATCACAGTGAATGACTAATTGATAAGGGCTTTCCAAGGAGACTTGCAGTCACCAGATTAGTTGCGATCTCAGGTTCAAATTTCTCATTTGATAAGATAGAAATAGCTGTCAAGTAGACTGTAGTTTTAATGTATTAAGGTGTGCAATGCAGTTACTTGCTATAAAATATGGtaattgaaatgtatttttaaaagtgataaatCATTAACTACattagttatttttcttccgttcaaaaaagcattttccttacttttgcagagctgcaggttgTATGCAACAAAACACGAGTATTACTGAGAGCAAATGTAAAATTCTTCAGCAACTGGGGGACTGAGTTACTGGTGACCCAGTtacatgataaaaataaaactatttcttCTGAGGCACTTGATATTCTAGATGAGGCATGTGAAGACAAGGTGAgcatccttttccttttcaactTCTTTTTGTTCCCCAACCCCTACCCCAGTAGCAAAGTAAAAGTATGCAAGAAGCTACTGATTATTTCCTTTCTTGATTGTCATTGATGGACTTCATAATAGTTTATAGACCTCTTGCTGAAAATACTGCAGTATTAATGACAAGAAAATGTAGACTTCTGGATTATGCTTACTTTTAAATATGAATTCAGTCTAATTCAGCTATTTTGATCATAATACTTTTTGTAAAGGAGATATATTAATGAAGGTGCCTAAAGTGGATAATAGTACCTAAAGTGGATAATATTAGGATGAGGTTAGTGCTGTTTGATACTTCCTTTTGTGAAAAACTGGCTGCCTCAGTGCTGGCAGACTGTTGTAATTGTAATGTTcagaaggagatgaattattctacaagcagctggcagatgtctcaaaatcgacggcccttgttcttatgggtgactttaacctgccggatatctgctgggagctcaatattgcacagaagaggcagtctaggaagttcctagagtgtatagaggacaatttccttcatcagctggtaaatgagcctaccaggggcaagaccccgctagacctactgtttacaaacagagaagggctggtgggagatgtagtggttggaggccgcctggggcatagcgaccatgaaataatagaattttcaatactcggagatgcagggagaaccattaacaaaacctctacgatGGACTTCcagagggcagatttttgcctattcaggagtctagttcagagcataccctgggaaacagtgcttaaaaaaaagggggcccaggagggttggacatgcttcaagcaggaggttttgagtgcacaggaacaggctataccagtgtgccgaaaggctagccggcggggaagaaaaccggcttggctaaacagggagattctgaatgaaatcagaaataaaaagagactttaccgactgtggaaaaaagggctggctacttatgaagaatttatggaaatagctagatcatgcagaaaataatcagtgaaacaaaagtgcaatttgaagttaatttggccagttctgtcagggataataaaaagtccttcttcaaatatgttaataacaaaaggaggggcaaggaaaacctccattctctgttggactttgagggaaatatagttaacaaagatgaggagaaagctgaggtacttaatacctactttgcgtcagtttttaccagtaagacaggtggccctcaggacaactcatctctggaggtggttgacagagataggaagccaaataggccccttatattccaggaggaaatagttggtgatttactgagccatctggatcctcacaagtctatgggaccagatgagatccatcctagggtgatgagggagctagcagaagaacttgccaagccgctctccatcatcttccaacagtcctggctcactggggaggtcccatatgattggaaattggccaatgttaccccagtccacaaaaagggctgcagagctgaccctggcaactacaggcctgtcagcctgacctcggtgcctggcagggttatggagcagatcatcctgaatggaatcacacagcaccttcaggatggacaagggatcagacccagccagcatgggtttaggaggggcaggtcttGTCTGACCAACCtttgatctccttttatgatcaggtgacccagctggtggatgaggggaaagccgtggatgtggcctatctggacttcagcaaggcctttgacactgtctcccataatatactcctgcaaaagctggtagcccatggcttggacaagtgtactctatgctgggttaagaactggctggagggccgggcccagagagtgctggtgaatggggctgcatctagctggcggccagtcactagtggtgttccccaggggtcagtgttgggtccagtcctgtttaacatctttattgacgatttagatgaggggattgagaccatcatcagcaaatttgctgatgacaccaagttgggagggagtgtcgacctgctggaaggcaggagggctctgcagagggatctggatagactggaaaaatgggctgattccaatgggatgaagttcaataaggccaagtgccgggtgctgcactttgatcacaacaaccccctgctacaggcgctacaggctgggcgcagagtggctggagagcagtcagacagaaagggacctgggggtactaattgacaggaagctcaatatgagccaacagtgtgcccaggtggccaagaaggccaacggtatcctgtcctgtatcaaaaacagcgtggtcagcaggacaagggaagtgatcttTCCCCtatactctgcattggtgaggccacacctggagtattgtgttcagttctgggcccctcagttcaggaaagacattgaagtgctggagcgggtccagagaagaacaacacgactggtgaagggacttgaacataagacctatggggagaggctgagggaggtggggttttttagtctagagaagaggaggcttagaggtgacctcatcactctctataactacctgaagggaagttatagccaggtggggattggtctcttctcccaggcagttagcaataggacaagggggcatgggcttaaactctgccaggggaaatttaggctggatattagaaagaaattctttacagagagagtggtcaggcattggaatggcctgcccagggaggtggtggactcgccgtccctggaggtttttaaactgagattggacatggcacttagtgccatgatctagtaaacggactggagttggaccaagggttggactcgatgatctctgaggtcttttccaacccagtcgattctgtgattctgtgtgattctgtgaattataTAGTGCTTGGATattcttcatgcatttttaattattttaggcCAATCTTCATGCACTTATCCAAATGAAACCAGCTCTTTCTCACCTTGGAGACAAAGGTTTGCTTCTCCTCCTAAGGTAAATATTGAATATGCTGCTTGACTTTGGACTGTGGAAACAAtaagtgtttctttttatgcAAATCATGTGATTTAAGTGGAGTATTGACTGTCTGATGTTACTTTACAGATTTCTGTCCATTCCAAAGGGGTTTTCGTATCTAAATGAAAGAGGTTATGtaacaaaacaaatggaaaagtgGCAAAAGGTAATAAGATTAAAACGTGCATTCGCTTGAAATTAGGAAGAGTAAGGGTGTGAATACGCAGGTTTAGAAGGTCAAATATTATTAAAACTATTGTTCATTCATATATATCTGTATTCCTAATGCCAATACATTTTTTGCTTCAGTGACTTATGATTTTGCTGAAAAAGGTTGACAGTTCCATAGCTGCTCTGTATATACATGCTTTTGATTTAGCCAGGTCTTTTATATAATTTTGATATTCCAGCAAATATTTCAGGAGTGTAGTGACTTACTGACTTTTCAAAATAGGTTGTTGTGTAAGGTCTTATCTAGAAAAGTGCAGAAAGGAATACTACTTTTCAAGATACCTGTCACCTCtgattatagaatcatagaatcatttaggttggaaaagacctttaagacccTTAAGTCCAACTACCAAGTCCACAACTAAACCACATCCTGAAGCACTGTATCtgtacatcttttaaatacctccagggatggtgactcaaccactcccctgggcagcctgttccagtgcttggcaaccctttcagtgaagaaatttttcctaatatccaatctgaaccttccctggcacaaatTGAGGCCgtttccccttgtcctacctacctcttgctgcttgggagaagagatggaCACCcaccttgctacaacctcctttcaggtagtggTAGACAGTGATAAGTTCTCCCCTGAGCCTCCTTTCCTCCAAGCTAagcagccccagttcccccagctgctcctcataggGCATGTTCTCTAGACCCTTCATCAGCataatgtctttcttgtagtgaggggcccaaaactgaacacagtatttgaggtggggcctcacaagtgctgagtacagggggagaATCACttttctagtcctgctggccacgctattTCTGAtagaagccaggatgctgttggccttttcgGCCACCTGGgtacactgctggctcatattcagctggctgttggccaacacccccaggtccttttccgccatccagctttccagccactcttccccaagcctgtagcgttGCACGGAATTCTTGTGACCccagtgcaggacctggcacttagccctgttgaacttcatacagttggcctcagcccattgatccagcctgtccaaatccttctgtatggccttcctaccctcaagcagatcaacacgCTCACCTAACTTTGTGTCACCTGCActtgatcccctcatccagatcatttataaatatattaaagagaactggccccaatactgagccctggggaacaccacttgtaactggccaccaactggatttaactccattcaccacaactccttgggcccagccatccaacCAGTCttttacccagcaaagagtacACTCATAAGATCCATGAGCAGCcattttctccaggagaatgctgtgggaaacatcatcaaaggctttactaaattCTAGGTACAAAATATctgcagcctttccctcatccattAAGCGGATCACCTTGTCataggagatcaggttggtcaagcaggacttgcctttcataaacccatgctgactgggcctgagcTCTTGGTTGTCCTGTATGCCACATGATGGCACTCAAGATGATGATCTCTATAATTTTTCctggcaccgaggtcagactaacaggcctgtagttccccagatcctccttctggaTGTAGGgggtccctgctcattgcaggggggttggactagatgaccttttaaggtcccttccaacccaagctgttcTATGATTTGCTAACCTCCACTCAGCTGGAACCTCCTCAGTTAGCCTAgactgctgataaatattttgagagtggcttggtgagcagcTCAGCCAACTCCCTCAGTGTCGCAGTTGAGACGGataaatgacatggaccaaactctttcaagatgaaagtaataggtgccatttattgctacaagtgcatttttatacaattctaccagttcatgtgtcttttcactattggttacaagttacagcactaacatctcattggttaatttttctatcatccatgttattcttctatccccttctctctcacgggtacatctctcctctctcacgTGTACAACTCCATAtttccggatactcctttactcccatccttctcaagggtaaatcttaatatcttcaaggctgatctctactcccatattttctgtcaaggattccacagacccgctgcagtttcccacagttccccctttttgtatttgtgctaaaaatgctgccctcattgtccgctgcagggccctttgcagcagagaaatcatgcatggcaacattagtaacacaaccacaacaatcatcaaaacgatcagtcctgttttcactactgataacaaccacccCGAAAGCCCCCAGCTactaaacattttatttaaccaatcccatcCATCATCAACTTGTAACTTTTGTACCCCTTCTTTCAACAATTGTATGCTTTTATGAATTGACTCAGAATGATCTGACAAGTTCATACAGCACataccatcaaaatcttcacacccatgcccttgagctaataacaaaaaatctattgcagctctattctgcagtgtagcatgtcttacagaatctacatctaacaaaagtccacttaaagccttagaagttctgttagtttgcttagctAGCcaacatcctaatttttctaaagtatttagagctttagctgtgccaacaccaggtacaagagatcctaaaacccttaatccTGATCCCCAAGAATCTACTctgtcatcacattttgacttatATGCATGCAAAAAGCGTTTTTCCCGTGTCGCTTTTCCGTGATCTACTATCATGGATACAttgggcattaagagagttaatcgTCCCAAACTACATGGtgctccaacagcattagaaggaattcctggccaggctctatctccgcagatcaagaatacaccatacggGAGTTTTCGGGGTCGCTGTCCCACACTGTTAACAacaccccttggattcttctgcgaggcattgcaccaacgagtttcatttctgtagtcatgaagggtagcattaacattttgcaatcttatccattcatgctttagcatattgtcctggcacttttcacaaaccagctggatacaagcgtccatgggcacagatcccagcaattccagttcctgtggttcaatgtctatttccgggagacagttaatccagaGTGCcatattagtattattacagtttgttgcaatgcctctgcaccaaccactattttgaaacaattgtgtgatgctgctgtagtcatcaagggggatgccaaccaagcatgtgtggaacgggttttccggagatgccatagctaggcatatggagtcctggccagtcacgttggctaaagtaatccacatgttggtttttgtctgtgcaggcatccaagatgaagcagctgcagcaatcatcattaggaaggcaacacaggtttcacatttcgcgCAGGCAACCATTGTGGTCCTTGATCTGTagagacacaagcatagcctctcccccaggttaatAATTCATGTGGACCCGTCCATTGTCCTGTGCGCAAATCCCGCACCAACACTTTTGCCCCTGGACCCACCCTTTCTTGAGCcactaaagaggaaaagtgaCGTAGAATGGGCGGCATCTGGACATCATCAGAAACctgcaaaaagtttaaaacatatGTGACTTTAGCCAAGCGTGCATCAGGTGGTTCACCCAACATtccctctttttgttttaaaagaaaacgctTGAGTGTTCCATGAGCACGTTCCACAATACCTTGCCCTGTGGGAGAATGAGGAATACCTGTAACATGAGATACTCCccagagctgtagaaatgaagcaacttTTCGGGATACATATGCTGAgccattgtctgtttttacctgttgCGGAATgcccaagaaggaaaatgcacgcTGCCAATGACGTATTACATCTCGTGCAGATTCTGCAGTATGAGCAGTGGCAAcgatagcagaagaaaaggtgtctATAGAGACATGAACATACTTCAAGCGCCCAAAGTCAGGTACATGTGTAACATCAGTTTGCCAAATTTGCAAAGCTCGAAGGCCACGGGGATTGGTACCATAATAAGAAGGAATATGCTGACCTTGACAATCAGGGCATGCAGCAACAATAGCACGTGCCTCGGAATTTGAAATGCCAAAGTGTCGTCTCAAGGCATGATAGCCTTGATGATAGAAATGATGTGAAGCTATTGCCTGTTGTTTAACATCAGGAACAGGTCCtaaagtcactgctgaaactagagaatctgcttttgcatttccttctattatGAAACCTGGTAACATAGTATGACTTTTAACATGCATGACATAATATTAATGATGACgcttctgaatttcaagccataacagttttaaaataccaaataacttttcattagaCACATGTCCCAATACAGCTTTATACAACCGTTGTACAAGCACAGCCACATAAGCAGAGTCTCTCACAATATTCACAGGGCCAGGAAAGGCCTGAAATGCCATGGTCATTGCTCTAAGTTCGACCACTTGCGGTGATCCTTCCTGATATTCTACTTGATGTTGCCACTGTGGCCCATCCTTCCAAACAATGgctgccttgcccgtccttccTGATCCATCTGTAAATACTGTAGGTCC from Columba livia isolate bColLiv1 breed racing homer chromosome W, bColLiv1.pat.W.v2, whole genome shotgun sequence encodes:
- the LOC135577159 gene encoding uncharacterized protein LOC135577159 isoform X2, producing the protein MVACAKCETCVAFLMMIAAAASSWMPAQTKTNMWITLANVTGQDSICLAMASPENPFHTCLVGIPLDDYSSITQLFQNSGWCRGIATNCNNTNMALWINCLPEIDIEPQELELLGSVPMDACIQLVCEKCQDNMLKHEWIRLQNVNATLHDYRNETRWCNASQKNPRGVVNSVGQRPRKLPYGVFLICGDRAWPGIPSNAVGAPCSLGRLTLLMPNVSMIVDHGKATREKRFLHAYKSKCDDRVDSWGSGLRVLGSLVPGVGTAKALNTLEKLGCWLAKQTNRTSKALSGLLLDVDSVRHATLQNRAAIDFLLLAQGHGCEDFDGMCCMNLSDHSESIHKSIQLLKEGVQKLQVDDGWDWLNKMFSSWGLSGWLLSVVKTGLIVLMIVVVVLLMLPCMISLLQRALQRTMRAAFLAQIQKGGTVGNCSGSVESLTENMGVEISLEDIKIYP